A stretch of the Polaribacter pacificus genome encodes the following:
- a CDS encoding DUF4249 domain-containing protein, with protein MRVIYSIIFILATVLINGCTEAYDLKITTIEEALVIEATISNELKYQEIKLSKATALEVEEIIAESNATIEVKDEANNSYSFTETSPGIYTSNIQFSAKINTNYQLFIKTANGDTYESNPTKTTSHSKIEDLTVTLGESLENNNEFRLNVSSFDPNGQSKYYRYTYEETYKIVAPYWSPFDITLNPGIEIVPRTIQNQICYQTYRSNAIIQTETTNLTEDRVSEFTVRRIPVTDYIASHRYSILVKQYVQSFEAYNYYKLLNKFSNASDLLTQSQPGFFEGNIKAVSEPSKKVIGFFEIASVSSKRTYFNYKDFYPNGTPNTPELCGVYSPTLHLMDALQSGEFTFYDYNPQPSESLPGPYLLVSKGCGDCTVYGTNVKPNFWIE; from the coding sequence ATGAGAGTTATTTATAGTATCATTTTTATTCTTGCAACTGTTTTAATAAACGGATGTACAGAAGCGTATGATCTAAAAATAACTACTATAGAAGAAGCTTTGGTTATTGAGGCGACCATAAGCAATGAATTAAAATACCAAGAAATTAAACTTTCTAAAGCAACAGCTCTAGAAGTAGAAGAAATTATTGCAGAAAGCAATGCAACGATTGAAGTAAAAGATGAAGCGAATAACAGCTACTCCTTTACAGAAACTTCGCCGGGTATATATACCTCTAACATTCAGTTTAGCGCAAAGATTAATACCAATTACCAACTGTTTATTAAAACAGCCAATGGTGATACTTATGAATCAAACCCAACTAAAACTACCAGCCATTCAAAAATTGAAGACCTGACAGTTACACTTGGTGAAAGTTTAGAAAATAATAATGAGTTTCGATTAAATGTTTCAAGTTTTGATCCAAATGGGCAATCAAAATATTACCGATATACCTATGAAGAAACCTATAAAATTGTAGCTCCGTACTGGTCTCCTTTTGATATAACACTTAATCCAGGTATAGAAATAGTTCCCAGAACTATACAAAACCAAATATGTTACCAGACCTATCGTTCAAATGCCATTATCCAAACAGAAACAACTAATTTAACAGAAGATCGAGTCTCTGAGTTTACCGTTCGGAGAATTCCTGTCACTGACTATATCGCTTCTCATCGTTATAGCATACTCGTAAAACAGTATGTGCAATCGTTTGAAGCCTACAACTATTATAAACTATTGAATAAATTTTCGAATGCTTCGGATTTGTTGACACAAAGTCAACCAGGTTTTTTTGAAGGCAATATAAAAGCGGTTTCTGAACCTTCTAAAAAAGTCATAGGTTTTTTTGAAATTGCTTCAGTATCTAGCAAGAGAACGTATTTTAATTATAAGGATTTTTATCCTAATGGCACGCCCAATACACCTGAACTTTGTGGAGTATATTCTCCGACTCTGCATCTTATGGACGCACTACAGTCTGGAGAATTTACATTCTACGATTATAACCCGCAGCCTTCTGAATCATTACCAGGGCCTTATTTATTAGTTTCTAAAGGTTGTGGAGATTGTACTGTATATGGAACCAATGTAAAACCAAATTTTTGGATTGAATAA
- a CDS encoding DUF4249 domain-containing protein yields the protein MRITYSIILILATVLINGCTEAYDLKIDSIEEALVVEATISNELKFHEIKLSKATSLEVEEIVAESNATIEVKDEAQNSYSFTETSPGIYTSNIQFSAKINSNYQLFIKTANGDTYESNLTKTTSDSKIEDLTVTLGENSENNTVFQLNVSSFDPNGQSNYYRYTYEETYKIVAPYWSPFDIILNPGIEIVPRTVQNQICYQTYGSNDIIQTETTGLTEDRVSGLTIRKIPVTDYKVSHRYSILVKQYVQSFEAYTFYKLLNKFSNASDVLSQSQPGFFEGNIKAVSEPSKKVIGFFEIASVSSKRMFFDYKDFFTDGTPNTPEPCGLSAPSAISESLGEPIPLFEYIDSGDYKFYGYNNTPSETLPGPYLLVPNGCGDCTVYGTNVKPNFWID from the coding sequence ATGAGAATTACTTATAGCATTATTTTAATCCTAGCAACTGTTTTAATAAACGGATGTACAGAAGCGTATGATCTAAAAATCGACAGTATAGAAGAGGCTTTGGTTGTTGAGGCGACCATAAGCAATGAATTAAAATTTCATGAAATTAAACTATCTAAAGCAACATCTCTAGAAGTAGAAGAAATTGTTGCAGAAAGCAATGCAACGATTGAAGTAAAAGATGAAGCGCAAAACAGCTACTCCTTTACAGAAACTTCGCCGGGTATTTATACCTCTAACATTCAGTTTAGCGCAAAGATTAATTCCAATTACCAACTGTTTATTAAAACAGCCAATGGTGATACTTATGAATCAAACTTAACTAAAACTACCAGCGATTCAAAAATTGAAGACCTGACGGTTACACTTGGTGAAAACTCTGAAAACAATACAGTGTTTCAACTAAATGTATCGAGTTTTGATCCAAATGGGCAATCAAATTATTATCGATATACCTATGAAGAAACCTATAAAATTGTAGCTCCTTACTGGTCTCCTTTTGATATAATACTTAATCCAGGTATAGAAATAGTTCCTAGGACTGTGCAAAACCAAATCTGTTACCAAACCTATGGTTCAAATGACATTATTCAAACAGAAACAACTGGTTTAACAGAAGATCGTGTCTCTGGTTTGACAATTCGAAAAATCCCTGTCACTGATTATAAAGTTTCTCATCGGTATAGCATATTAGTAAAACAGTATGTACAATCGTTTGAAGCCTACACCTTTTATAAATTACTAAATAAATTTTCGAATGCTTCGGATGTATTGTCACAAAGTCAACCTGGTTTTTTTGAGGGCAATATAAAGGCCGTTTCTGAACCCTCTAAAAAAGTGATTGGTTTTTTTGAAATTGCATCCGTTTCTAGCAAAAGAATGTTTTTTGATTATAAAGATTTTTTTACTGATGGCACACCCAACACACCTGAACCTTGTGGTTTAAGCGCCCCTTCAGCTATATCAGAATCTCTGGGTGAACCAATTCCTCTTTTTGAGTATATTGATTCTGGAGATTATAAGTTCTATGGCTATAACAACACTCCTTCAGAAACACTACCAGGCCCTTATTTATTAGTTCCTAATGGTTGTGGAGATTGTACTGTATATGGGACCAATGTAAAACCAAATTTTTGGATTGATTAA
- a CDS encoding TonB-dependent receptor: MKFTQTLLFFFCGLTLLIGQEKEPLKFSLDYKESTAKEVLEKIETKTPYRFYFLESWLDNTKHTGSYKNQTLESILDVLFKSTILNYYITDENKVVLSQNSLIYRPDLTGLFKKPTTNDRPKQNVIVAKQGPLTPVNTDKIYRIGKETLDSKNKRYTLSGKVINSTTNEPISDLVVTIGKQNVVTDKFGAYKFLLSPGVYTLETKAIGITNTKKTLVLYNSGTLNIGLEESSEFLDEVVINADRDKNIKEVTTSVTQIKAEDIKTIPLILGERDILKVATTLPGIKTAGEGAMGFSVRGGKTDQNLILLDDGVVYNPTHFFGIFSGVNPFTTGTVKIYKGSAPAEYGGRLSSVIDISTKTGSNEAFKGEASIGPVTSNITLETPVIKDKSSIIVGARGTYSNWILKSLDDTSLDNSQASFFDVISKYTHKLNDKNSIEATGYYSYDDYKITSDSLNSYSNSLVSLKWKHNFNEKTNSTLLLANSQYQFNIDYDKEGGASNFNLNYSLNETHLKLKIDYRLNEKHKFDYGISTKLYNVNPGSKTPKDNASLINPVQVQKERALESALFFSDDYKMNDKFLINLGLRYSLYASLGKGTRNIYDPSLPISPLSITEVKTYDNNEVIQTYSGLGLKASARYAFTPTFSLKASFNNSFQYIQSLSNNTTASPTDTWRLSDNNIKPQESTQVTLGAYQNLGDDLYEISVEGYYKTSKNILDYKIGADLLINPTIETEVLQGVGKAYGVEFLLKKKTGKLNGWLGYTYSRTYSKFDSNFAEEKINNGDYFPSNIDKPHDLSLVLNYKMTKRFSWSMNFAYQTGRPVTYPVGKYNYNGSQYVFYSDHNKFRIPDYYRMDIGLNIEGNHKIKKFAHSFWNISIYNVLGRNNPYSVFFVTKDGKINAYKSSIFSVPVPTITYNFKF; the protein is encoded by the coding sequence ATGAAATTTACACAAACTCTCCTGTTCTTTTTTTGTGGACTTACGCTATTAATAGGTCAAGAAAAAGAACCCTTAAAATTCTCTTTAGACTATAAAGAATCAACAGCAAAAGAAGTACTTGAAAAGATTGAAACTAAGACTCCTTATCGGTTTTACTTTCTAGAAAGCTGGTTAGACAACACCAAACATACGGGAAGTTACAAAAACCAAACACTAGAAAGTATCTTAGATGTTTTATTTAAGTCAACCATCTTAAACTACTATATTACAGATGAAAACAAGGTTGTATTAAGTCAGAATAGTTTAATCTATCGCCCTGATTTAACCGGTCTTTTTAAAAAACCTACAACAAATGATAGGCCTAAACAAAATGTCATCGTTGCAAAACAAGGGCCATTAACACCAGTTAATACAGATAAAATATATAGAATTGGTAAAGAAACATTGGATTCTAAAAATAAACGCTATACCCTATCTGGTAAAGTAATTAACAGCACCACAAATGAACCGATATCAGATCTCGTAGTAACCATTGGCAAACAAAATGTAGTCACCGATAAGTTTGGTGCATATAAATTTTTATTAAGCCCCGGTGTTTACACCCTAGAAACCAAAGCTATCGGTATTACTAACACTAAAAAAACACTTGTGTTATACAATAGTGGTACTCTTAATATTGGTCTTGAAGAATCGTCTGAGTTTTTAGATGAAGTAGTCATCAATGCAGACCGAGATAAAAACATTAAAGAAGTAACTACAAGTGTTACTCAAATTAAAGCAGAAGACATTAAAACCATTCCGCTAATCTTAGGAGAACGAGATATTTTAAAGGTTGCTACAACGCTTCCTGGTATTAAAACTGCTGGTGAAGGAGCTATGGGCTTTAGTGTGCGTGGTGGTAAAACAGATCAAAACTTAATTTTATTAGATGATGGTGTGGTGTATAACCCAACGCATTTTTTTGGTATTTTCTCTGGAGTAAACCCTTTTACTACAGGAACCGTTAAAATATATAAAGGAAGCGCTCCTGCAGAATACGGTGGGCGTTTATCTTCTGTAATTGACATCAGTACAAAAACAGGAAGCAATGAAGCTTTTAAAGGAGAAGCATCTATAGGGCCAGTAACAAGTAATATCACACTAGAAACTCCAGTTATAAAAGATAAATCTTCGATAATTGTAGGTGCCAGAGGAACGTATTCTAATTGGATTTTAAAATCTTTAGACGACACTTCATTAGATAATAGTCAGGCTTCCTTTTTTGATGTGATTAGCAAATACACGCATAAATTAAACGATAAAAACAGTATTGAAGCTACTGGTTATTATAGTTATGATGATTATAAAATTACCTCAGACTCGTTAAATAGCTACAGTAACAGCTTGGTTTCATTAAAATGGAAACACAATTTTAATGAAAAAACAAATAGCACCTTATTACTTGCTAATAGCCAGTACCAGTTTAACATCGATTACGACAAAGAAGGTGGAGCTTCTAATTTTAACTTAAACTACTCGTTAAATGAAACTCATTTAAAACTAAAAATAGACTACAGGTTAAATGAAAAGCACAAATTTGATTACGGGATTTCTACAAAATTGTACAATGTAAACCCTGGAAGTAAAACACCTAAAGACAATGCCTCCTTGATCAATCCAGTACAGGTTCAAAAAGAAAGAGCTTTAGAGTCTGCATTGTTTTTCTCAGATGACTATAAAATGAACGATAAATTCTTGATTAATTTAGGACTTCGTTACTCTTTGTATGCTTCTTTAGGAAAAGGCACAAGAAACATCTATGATCCTAGTTTACCAATCAGCCCATTATCAATTACAGAAGTAAAAACCTATGATAACAATGAAGTTATTCAGACCTACAGCGGCTTAGGACTTAAAGCCTCTGCACGTTATGCCTTTACCCCTACTTTTTCTTTAAAAGCAAGTTTTAATAATAGTTTTCAATACATCCAAAGTTTATCTAATAATACCACAGCATCACCCACAGATACTTGGCGTTTGTCTGACAACAATATCAAACCACAAGAATCGACTCAGGTAACTTTAGGAGCCTATCAAAATTTGGGTGATGACCTTTATGAAATTAGTGTTGAAGGTTATTATAAGACCTCTAAAAATATTTTAGATTATAAAATTGGTGCAGATTTATTAATTAACCCAACTATAGAAACAGAGGTTCTACAAGGTGTTGGAAAAGCCTACGGGGTAGAGTTCTTATTAAAAAAGAAAACGGGTAAATTAAACGGATGGCTTGGGTATACTTACTCTAGAACTTACTCTAAGTTTGACAGTAATTTTGCAGAAGAAAAAATTAACAATGGTGATTATTTCCCATCAAACATAGACAAGCCTCATGATTTAAGCTTGGTACTTAATTATAAAATGACAAAGCGTTTTAGTTGGTCTATGAATTTTGCCTATCAAACAGGTAGACCTGTTACCTACCCTGTTGGGAAGTACAATTACAATGGTTCTCAATATGTGTTTTATAGTGATCATAACAAATTTAGAATCCCTGATTATTACAGAATGGATATTGGTTTAAACATAGAAGGGAATCATAAAATTAAAAAGTTTGCTCATAGTTTCTGGAATATTTCAATCTATAATGTTTTAGGAAGAAACAATCCGTATTCTGTATTTTTTGTTACAAAAGATGGAAAGATCAATGCTTATAAGAGCAGTATTTTTTCTGTACCAGTGCCAACCATCACCTATAATTTTAAATTCTAA
- the rmuC gene encoding DNA recombination protein RmuC — translation MQEFIIAIISVAIGGALGYYISKLKVEKTRAVLVSEKNSLEKLLQQSETEKQNIRLEKDALAINNATKTEEHKNLERQLAENKLEVEKLQEKFTKEFENLANKIFDEKSTKFTHQNKENIQNILNPLKEKIDGFEKKVAESQKDSVGMHAALKEQLSGLKELNLQMSKEALNLTRALKGDSKVQGDWGETQLEMLLEKANLAKGIHFETQGGFRDEEGRLKKPDFIVNLPDDRHLIIDAKVSLTAYEAYMSTEDEQEKEQHFKKHLESLRKHIKGLSEKKYDSLYEINTPDYVLMFVPIEPALMIALNKSNNLYYEALDKNVVLVSTSTLLATLSTVASMWRQENQKRNVLAIAEQAGRLYDQFVNLTDDLIKVGNQLKTVQGSYDTSMKKLTGKGNLITKVERIRELGAKTSKSLNKNLLDRAKETE, via the coding sequence ATGCAAGAATTCATCATCGCTATTATTTCAGTTGCTATCGGAGGCGCTCTAGGCTACTACATTTCTAAACTAAAGGTTGAAAAAACTAGGGCTGTGTTGGTTTCCGAAAAAAATAGCTTGGAAAAACTACTCCAACAATCAGAAACAGAAAAGCAAAATATTCGCCTAGAAAAAGATGCGCTAGCCATTAACAATGCCACTAAAACAGAAGAACATAAGAATCTAGAGAGACAACTTGCCGAGAATAAACTAGAGGTAGAAAAATTACAAGAAAAATTTACCAAAGAATTTGAAAATTTAGCCAATAAGATTTTTGATGAAAAATCAACCAAATTTACCCATCAGAATAAAGAGAATATTCAAAACATCTTAAATCCGTTAAAAGAAAAAATAGATGGCTTTGAAAAAAAGGTAGCAGAATCACAAAAAGATAGTGTGGGCATGCATGCAGCCTTAAAAGAACAACTCTCTGGCCTAAAAGAGCTCAATTTACAAATGAGCAAAGAAGCTCTAAACTTAACGAGAGCCCTAAAAGGAGATAGCAAAGTACAAGGAGACTGGGGAGAAACTCAATTAGAAATGCTCTTAGAAAAAGCCAATCTTGCCAAAGGGATTCACTTTGAAACCCAAGGTGGTTTTAGAGATGAGGAAGGTCGTTTAAAAAAACCTGATTTTATCGTTAACTTACCAGATGACAGGCATTTAATTATTGATGCAAAAGTTTCTTTGACTGCCTATGAAGCTTATATGAGTACCGAGGATGAACAAGAAAAAGAACAGCACTTTAAAAAGCATCTAGAAAGTTTAAGAAAACACATTAAAGGACTGAGTGAAAAAAAATACGACAGCCTTTATGAAATTAACACACCAGATTATGTCTTGATGTTTGTACCCATAGAACCCGCATTGATGATTGCACTTAACAAAAGCAACAATTTGTACTATGAAGCTTTGGATAAAAATGTGGTTTTGGTTTCTACTTCAACCCTTTTAGCAACCCTAAGTACCGTTGCTTCTATGTGGCGTCAAGAAAACCAAAAAAGAAATGTTTTAGCCATTGCAGAGCAAGCAGGGAGACTGTATGATCAGTTTGTAAATCTAACAGATGATTTGATTAAAGTTGGCAACCAATTAAAAACTGTACAAGGAAGCTATGATACATCTATGAAAAAATTAACTGGTAAAGGCAATTTGATCACCAAAGTGGAGCGCATAAGAGAACTCGGTGCAAAAACCAGTAAAAGCCTAAATAAGAACTTATTAGACAGAGCCAAAGAAACCGAATAA
- a CDS encoding lysophospholipid acyltransferase family protein gives MLSKFIFTKILGWKLNNNFPLELKKYVVIAAPHTSWQDFPIGILARNTAGVKINFIGKDSLFKGPFGFIFRSLGGTPVDRSKSNNLVDAIVQLFNSKEEFRLALSPEGTRKKVDKWKTGFYYIAKGANVPIVLATLDFGNKEVKISDPYYLTDNKEKDFEYFKSFYENVEGKHPELF, from the coding sequence ATGCTTTCAAAATTTATATTCACAAAAATTTTAGGGTGGAAATTGAATAATAATTTCCCGCTAGAGTTAAAAAAATACGTAGTCATTGCTGCTCCACATACCAGTTGGCAAGATTTTCCGATAGGTATTTTAGCCAGAAACACAGCAGGGGTTAAAATAAACTTTATAGGGAAGGACTCCTTGTTTAAAGGACCCTTTGGTTTTATTTTTAGAAGCTTAGGAGGAACTCCAGTAGACCGATCTAAAAGTAATAACTTGGTAGATGCTATTGTACAACTCTTTAATAGCAAAGAAGAATTCCGTTTGGCTTTATCTCCAGAGGGCACTAGAAAGAAGGTTGATAAATGGAAGACTGGCTTTTATTATATCGCCAAAGGAGCTAATGTACCTATTGTGTTGGCTACTTTAGACTTTGGTAATAAAGAAGTAAAAATATCAGACCCTTATTATTTGACAGACAATAAAGAAAAAGATTTTGAATATTTTAAATCCTTTTATGAAAATGTAGAAGGAAAACATCCAGAATTGTTTTAA
- the gcvT gene encoding glycine cleavage system aminomethyltransferase GcvT: MKNTALTHVHETLGAKIIPFAGYNMPVSYEGINIEHETVRKAVGVFDVSHMGEFFLKGENALALIQKTCTNDASKLVPGKAQYSCMPNNDGGIVDDLIIYMIAENEYMLVVNASNIEKDWNWISSHNDLDVNMINRSEEWSLLAIQGPKAVEAMQSLTDVNLSTIKFYTFQIAEFAGLPNVLVSATGYTGSGGFEVYVKNEDAETLWNKVFEAGADFGIKPIGLAARDTLRLEMGYCLYGNDINDTTSPIEAGLGWITKFNKDFVNSEALKSQKEAGVTRKLVAFELTERGIPRHDYEIVNADGTVIGVVTSGTMSPSLGIGIGMGYVTVENAAVDSEIFIQIRKKAVPAKVVKLPFYKG, translated from the coding sequence ATGAAAAACACAGCATTAACCCACGTACACGAAACCTTAGGAGCAAAAATCATTCCTTTTGCAGGATACAACATGCCTGTCTCTTACGAAGGAATTAATATAGAGCATGAAACTGTTAGGAAGGCAGTCGGTGTTTTTGATGTAAGCCATATGGGAGAGTTCTTTTTAAAAGGAGAGAATGCACTTGCATTGATTCAGAAAACTTGTACTAATGACGCTTCAAAATTAGTCCCAGGTAAAGCTCAATACAGCTGTATGCCTAACAATGACGGAGGAATTGTAGATGATTTAATTATCTATATGATTGCAGAAAATGAGTACATGTTGGTGGTTAATGCCTCAAATATTGAAAAAGACTGGAACTGGATTTCTTCACACAACGATCTTGATGTAAACATGATTAATCGTTCTGAGGAATGGTCTTTATTAGCCATCCAAGGTCCTAAAGCGGTAGAAGCGATGCAGTCTTTGACTGATGTAAACTTGTCTACCATTAAATTTTACACCTTTCAAATTGCAGAATTTGCTGGCTTGCCAAACGTACTTGTTTCTGCAACTGGATACACAGGTTCTGGAGGATTTGAAGTCTATGTAAAAAATGAAGATGCAGAAACTTTGTGGAACAAAGTATTTGAAGCGGGTGCCGATTTCGGTATCAAACCAATTGGTTTGGCTGCAAGAGACACACTTCGTTTAGAAATGGGTTATTGCTTGTACGGAAATGATATTAATGACACCACTTCTCCAATAGAAGCTGGTTTAGGGTGGATTACCAAGTTTAACAAAGACTTTGTAAATTCTGAAGCATTAAAAAGCCAAAAAGAAGCAGGTGTGACACGTAAGCTGGTTGCTTTTGAATTGACTGAAAGAGGGATTCCTAGACATGATTACGAAATAGTAAACGCAGACGGAACAGTGATTGGAGTGGTTACCTCTGGAACCATGAGCCCTTCTTTAGGAATCGGGATCGGGATGGGCTATGTAACTGTAGAAAATGCAGCCGTAGATTCTGAGATCTTTATCCAAATTCGCAAAAAAGCAGTACCTGCAAAGGTGGTTAAATTGCCTTTTTACAAAGGATAG
- a CDS encoding aminopeptidase P N-terminal domain-containing protein, which produces MKKATTLFGILFFVSIFMSAQGKDTPTDYLSKEFHKERRQELRKKLPKNSVAVFFANPVRNRANDVDFVYHQDPNFYYLTGYKEPHAVLLVFSEDQKDKTGTYDELFYVQKKNAMAEMWTGYRLGAEGAKKELGFEHVFNGEEFVNLSVDFSKFDKIIFTDFKDDIRDNKRDNADLYSLVEQFKQKISYKTTTSKIPASDKNIKVASNIDTRSIRMLMATLRQVKTKDELELLTKAVRISAMGQVEIMKAMRPHMSETEVQGIHEFVYKKYGAEYEGYPSIVGGGNNGCILHYVENSKTKLGNDLVLMDLGAEYRGYTADVTRTIPANGKFSKEQKAIYDIVYDAQEAGIAQYVIGEKISTPGQTARKIVNEGLVKLGIIKSVDEKHMYWAHGTTHHIGLDVHDPGASPTFLENMVLTMEPGIYIPEGSPCDKKWWGIAVRIEDDILVTKNGPVNLSAEAPRKSEEIEKMMKQTSIFKTFTLPNLDK; this is translated from the coding sequence ATGAAAAAAGCAACCACACTATTTGGTATTTTATTTTTTGTAAGCATTTTTATGAGTGCTCAAGGGAAAGATACACCTACAGATTACTTATCAAAAGAGTTCCACAAAGAAAGAAGACAGGAACTTAGAAAAAAACTTCCTAAAAACTCTGTTGCGGTATTCTTTGCAAATCCTGTAAGAAACCGTGCAAATGATGTAGATTTTGTCTATCATCAAGATCCAAATTTTTATTACTTAACAGGTTATAAAGAGCCTCATGCTGTGTTATTGGTTTTTTCTGAAGATCAAAAAGACAAAACAGGTACCTATGACGAGCTTTTTTATGTGCAAAAGAAAAATGCTATGGCAGAGATGTGGACAGGGTATCGATTGGGTGCAGAGGGAGCCAAAAAAGAGCTTGGTTTTGAGCATGTATTTAATGGAGAAGAGTTTGTAAACTTATCAGTAGATTTTTCAAAATTTGACAAAATTATCTTTACTGATTTCAAAGATGATATTAGAGATAATAAGAGAGATAACGCTGATTTGTATAGTTTAGTAGAGCAATTTAAACAGAAAATTTCTTACAAAACAACTACCAGTAAAATTCCAGCTTCTGATAAAAACATTAAAGTAGCTAGTAATATTGACACCAGAAGTATTCGAATGCTAATGGCAACTTTACGTCAGGTAAAAACCAAAGATGAGCTTGAATTGCTAACCAAAGCGGTTAGAATTTCTGCAATGGGTCAGGTAGAGATCATGAAGGCGATGCGTCCTCATATGTCAGAAACAGAAGTACAAGGAATTCATGAGTTTGTTTATAAAAAATACGGTGCTGAGTATGAAGGGTATCCTTCTATAGTTGGTGGCGGAAACAACGGTTGTATTTTACACTATGTAGAAAACAGTAAAACCAAATTAGGAAATGATTTGGTGTTGATGGATTTAGGAGCAGAGTACAGAGGCTATACAGCAGATGTAACGCGTACTATTCCTGCAAACGGAAAGTTTTCTAAAGAACAAAAAGCCATCTATGATATTGTCTATGATGCACAAGAAGCGGGGATTGCACAATACGTGATTGGTGAAAAAATCAGCACTCCTGGTCAAACTGCTCGTAAAATTGTAAACGAAGGTTTGGTAAAATTAGGAATCATTAAATCTGTAGACGAGAAACATATGTATTGGGCTCACGGAACAACGCACCATATTGGTTTGGATGTACACGATCCAGGAGCATCGCCAACTTTTTTAGAAAACATGGTACTTACTATGGAGCCAGGGATTTACATTCCAGAAGGGAGCCCATGTGATAAAAAATGGTGGGGAATCGCTGTTCGAATAGAGGATGATATTTTAGTGACTAAAAACGGTCCTGTTAACTTGTCTGCAGAAGCACCAAGAAAATCAGAAGAAATTGAGAAAATGATGAAACAAACCAGTATTTTCAAGACTTTTACCTTACCTAATTTAGATAAATAA
- a CDS encoding VF530 family DNA-binding protein, with amino-acid sequence MSTEQPNNPLHGVKLADIVEYLHNEYGWKELGMLVDINCFQNNPTIKSSLKFLRRTPWAREKVEKLYLQTIK; translated from the coding sequence ATGAGTACAGAGCAACCTAATAATCCACTTCACGGAGTTAAATTGGCAGATATCGTAGAATATTTGCACAATGAATACGGATGGAAAGAACTGGGGATGCTTGTTGATATCAATTGTTTTCAGAACAACCCAACCATTAAATCGAGTTTAAAGTTTTTAAGAAGAACACCTTGGGCTCGAGAAAAAGTAGAGAAGTTGTATTTGCAGACCATTAAATAA